A genome region from Macaca fascicularis isolate 582-1 chromosome 3, T2T-MFA8v1.1 includes the following:
- the CCDC136 gene encoding coiled-coil domain-containing protein 136 isoform X10, whose protein sequence is MEAGAGAGAGAAGWSCPGPGPTVTTLGSYEASEGCERKKGQRWGSLERRGMQAMEGEVLLPALYEEEEEEEEEEEEVEEEEEQVQKGGSVGSLSVNKHRGLSLTETELEELRAQVLQLVAELEETRELAGQHEDDSLELQGLLEDERLASAQQAEVFTKQIQQLQGELRSLREEISLLEHEKESELKEIERELHLAQAEIQSLRQAAEDSATEHESDIASLQEDLCRMQNELEDMERIRGDYEMEIASLRAEMEMKSSEPSSSLGLSDYSGLQEELQELRERYHFLNEEYRALQESNSSLTGQLADLESERTQRATERWLESQTLSMTSAESQTSEMDFLEPDPEMQLLRQQLRDAEEQMHGMKNKCQELCCELEELQHHRQVSEEEQRRLQRELKCAQNEVLRFQTSHSVTQQSKLLMEQMQALQVLYEASQAEQELLQQEQGRLLEERKRLQADLQLCLEEMQLLQVQSPSIKMSLESYGKSYGSMAPSNENCRKTYDTTVDDNESYNKSYASTQTSSESFLKSYDSSTSASEAYGKSYCTTSDSSITYKKSYGSTSSSDTCQKSFVSSCTDEEPAEPEDMEHFEEMVAKVLIKLQAVQAMYQISQEEHSQLQEQMEKLLAKQKDLKEELDACEREFKECMECLEKPVAPQNDKNEIKELQTKLRELQLQYQASMDEQGRLLVVQEQLEGQLQCCQEELRQLREKRPSVVKEARGKNANKNMNKNANGVKMKKVIKPCSDTSESDFETRKSLEVVLYYKASQRKLDGLAKEEEKKEEMKEEKKEEVKEEAKEQCGDELVAEPADPGEAKSTEDQEENEEDKEQEEKEEDSEEEEDDIDSSLESPEENNPLRLSESKKNMFGLWKPMVFLAIAAVALYVLPNMRQQESEFCLME, encoded by the exons ATGGAGGCGGGCGCCGGAGCCGGCGCGGGAGCCGCGGGCTGGAGCTGCCCGGGACCAG GACCCACAGTGACCACTCTAGGCTCCTATGAGGCCTCTGAGGGCTGTGAGAGGAAGAAGGGCCAACGCTGGGGCTCCCTGGAACGACGAGGGATGCAAGCTATGGAGG GGGAGGTGTTACTCCCAGCTCTctatgaagaggaagaagaagaagaagaggaggaagaagaggtggaagaagaagaagagcaaGTGCAGAAAGGTGGCAGTGTTGGCTCTCTGTCAGTCAACAAGCACCGGGGACTGAGCCTCACGGAGACAGAGCTGGAGGAGCTGCGGGCTCAGGTGCTGCAGCTGGTGGCAGAACTGGAGGAGACCCGGGAACTGGCAGGGCAGCATGAGGACGACTCCCTGGAGCTACAGG GGCTCCTGGAGGATGAACGGCTAGCCAGcgcccagcaggcagaggtgtTCACCAAGCAGATTCAGCAGCTCCAAG GTGAGCTGCGTTCTCTGCGTGAGGAGATTTCCCTGTTAGAGCATGAGAAAGAAAGCGAACTTAAGGAAATAGAACGGGAATTGCATTTGGCCCAGGCTGAGATCCAGAGTCTGCGGCAAGCAGCAGAGGATTCTGCAACTGAACATGAGAGTGACATAGCGTCCCTGCAGGAGGATCTCTGCAGGATGCAGAATGAACTTGAAGACATGGAACGCATTCGGGGAGATTACGAGATGGAGATTGCCTCCCTCCGTGcagaaatggaaatgaagagCTCTGAACCATCCAGTAGTTTAGGTCTCTCAGATTACTCTGGGTTGCAAG AAGAACTGCAGGAGCTGCGGGAACGCTACCATTTCCTGAATGAGGAATACCGGGCCCTGCAGGAGAGCAACAGCAGCCTCACTGGGCAGCTTGCAGATCTGGAGAGTGAGAG GACACAGAGAGCAACAGAGAGATGGCTGGAGTCCCAAACACTAAGTATGACGTCGGCAGAGTCTCAGACTTCGGAAATGGATTTCTTAGAGCCTGATCCTGAAATGCAGCTGTTACGGCAGCAGCTACGGGATGCTGAAGAGCAGATGCATGGCATGAAGAACAAG TGTCAGGAATTGTGTTGTGAGTTGGAAGAGCTACAGCATCATCGCCAGGTCAGTGAGGAGGAGCAGAGGCGGCTGCAGAGGGAGCTCAAGTGTGCTCAGAATGAGGTGCTTCGGTTTCAGACCTCCCACAGTGTCACTCAG caaTCCAAGCTGCTCATGGAGCAGATGCAGGCCCTGCAGGTGCTGTATGAGGCCAGTCAGGCGGAGCAGGAGCTCTTGCAGCAAGAGCAAGGGAGGCTCCTAGAGGAGCGGAAGAGACTGCAGGCAGACTTGCAGCTCTGCCTGGAAGAAATGCAGCTGCTTCAAGTCCAGTCCCCTTCTATAAAAATGAGCCTTGAGTCCTACGGGAAGAGCTATGGTAGCATGGCCCCCAGCAATGAGAACTGCCGTAAGACTTATGATACCACTGTGGATGACAATGAGAGCTATAACAAGAGTTACGCCAGCACCCAGACCAGCAGCGAGAGCTTTCTCAAGAGCTATGACAGCAGCACCAGTGCCAGTGAGGCCTATGGAAAGAGTTACTGCACTACTAGCGACAGCAGCATTACCTATAAGAAGAGTTACGGCAGCACCAGTAGCTCTGACACCTGCCAGAAGAGTTTTGTCAGCAGCTGCACTGACGAGGAACCTGCTGAGCCTGAAGACATGGAG CACTTTGAGGAAATGGTTGCGAAGGTGCTGATCAAGCTGCAGGCGGTGCAGGCCATGTACCAGATAAGCCAGGAGGAACACAGCCAGCTGCAAGAGCAGATGGAAAAGTTACTGGCCAAGCAGAAAGACCTGAAGGAAGAGCTGGATGCCTGTGAAAGGGAGTTCAAGGAGTGCATGGAATGCCTTGAAAAGCCCGTGGCCCCCCAGAACGACAAGAATGAG ATCAAAGAACTGCAGACCAAGCTGCGAGAACTGCAGCTGCAATACCAGGCTAGCATGGATGAGCAGGGGCGGCTTCTGGTAGTGCAAGAGCAGCTGGAGGGGCAGCTGCAGTGCTGCCAGGAGGAGCTCCGCCAGCTCAGGGAGAAGAGGCCCTCTGTTGTCAAAGAAGCCCGGGGGAAGAATGCTAATAAGAACATGAACAAGAACGCCAATGGGGTTAAAATGAAAAAGGTGATCAAGCCGTGCTCGGATACTTCTGAGAGTGACTTTGAGACCAGAAAG AGTCTGGAGGTGGTGCTGTACTACAAAGCCAGCCAGAGGAAATTAGATGGACTagcaaaagaggaggaaaagaaagaggagatgaaagaggaaaaaaaggaggaagtgaAAGAGGAAGCAAAGGAGCAGTGTGGGGATGAGCTAGTTGCTGAGCCAGCAGATCCTGGGGAAGCTAAATCCACAGAAGATCAGGAGGAAAATGAAGAGGACAAAGagcaagaggagaaggaagaagacagtgaagaggaggaagatgacATTGACTCTTCCCTTGAAAGTCCTGAAGAAAACAACCCCCTCAGACTTTCCGAGAGTAAAAAG